One genomic window of Daphnia pulex isolate KAP4 chromosome 10, ASM2113471v1 includes the following:
- the LOC124204314 gene encoding adhesive plaque matrix protein-like, with the protein MKFVIIVALAVAALAAEKPYYPKPAYPAPAYPSYEKSYDYAPMPYSFDWAVLDGPSYNDFGHKETSDGKVVTGTYYVNLPDGRRQIVTYKADDYGYVADVKYEGEAKYDEYKPAYPAYPKPAYPAPAYPKASYPEPSYPKPTYAPKAAYPSYSTPAYPSYPKPSYPSYPRPAYPKPNYPAPTTTEAATDAPAPVVEKVAEKIEEVVVVEPVAEVAVAAEAEIAVAAEPIAEPETSTDAV; encoded by the exons ATGAAA TTCGTCATTATCGTCGCTTTGGCAGTTGCTGCACTTGCCGCTGAAAAGCCGTACTACCCCAAACCAGCCTATCCGGCACCAGCTTATCCATCATATGAAAAATCTTACGATTAT gCCCCCATGCCATACTCATTTGACTGGGCCGTTTTGGATGGACCAAGCTACAACGACTTTGGACACAAGGAAACCAGCGATGGCAAAGTCGTGACTGGAACCTATTACGTCAATCTCCCCGACGGCCGACGACAGATCGTCACCTACAAAGCGGACGACTACGGTTACGTCGCCGACGTCAAATACGAAGGCGAGGCCAAATACGACGAATACAAGCCCGCCTACCCAGCCTACCCCAAACCCGCATACCCCGCTCCAGCTTACCCAAAGGCTTCCTACCCTGAGCCATCCTACCCAAAGCCAACTTACGCTCCAAAGGCCGCCTATCCTTCTTATTCTACTCCAGCTTATCCTTCATACCCCAAGCCTTCTTATCCCAGCTACCCTCGCCCGGCATACCCCAAGCCAAATTATCCCGCCCCAACTACCACCGAGGCCGCCACTGATGCTCCCGCTCCAGTTGTAGAGAAAGTCGCAGAAAAGATTGAGGAAGTCGTTGTTGTTGAACCTGTTGCTGAAGTAGCCGTTGCTGCCGAGGCTGAGATTGCCGTTGCTGCGGAACCCATTGCCGAGCCAGAGACTTCAACCGATGCCGTTTAA
- the LOC124206321 gene encoding adhesive plaque matrix protein-like produces MKFMLVIVAAVVAVSAEKHGNHRTVPSYRSGSGSYEKKYEATTYATPTYNTAASYQYQGTETTYEDEPVYTKSYSRPSYKTTPGPYVTESASYYSKSSYEPSTYSSPSSTYVTSKPKSYEATEPVRSYSSKPTYSESPYSSPVYTTTTSAPYTTNQRYSTPAYYSKQDSYDYKPMPYKFAWGVKDEKSYNDYSHQEESDGKVVSGSYRVLLPDGRTQIVTYKADEYGYQAVVKYEGEAKYDEYKPTYKPAYKPSDVKYEEESKYTNNYKPADYTKGPVNYSTVKNAEYTKKTAYTVPVYSTKPYESATVYTTPSYPSYQSTAY; encoded by the exons ATGAAG TTTATGCTCGTCATAGTTGCAGCTGTCGTGGCCGTCTCGGCCGAAAAACATGGAAATCACCGCACTGTGCCTAGTTATAGGTCGGGAAGCGGgtcttatgaaaaaaaatacgaagcGACCACCTATGCCACACCGACTTACAACACCGCAGCATCCTACCAATACCAGGGGACTGAAACAACTTATGAAGACGAGCCCGTCTACACCAAATCTTACTCTCGGCCGTCGTACAAGACAACTCCAGGACCTTACGTTACCGAAAGCGCTTCTTACTACTCGAAATCCTCGTATGAACCGTCAACGTATTCGAGTCCATCCTCAACATACGTGACCAGCAAGCCGAAATCATACGAAGCCACCGAACCTGTGCGATCCTACTCTTCTAAGCCAACCTACTCAGAATCTCCTTATTCTTCCCCGGTATACACAACGACGACCAGCGCTCCTTATACTACAAACCAGCGATATTCCACTCCGGCTTATTACAGCAAGCAAGATTCCTATGATTAC AAGCCGATGCCTTACAAGTTTGCCTGGGGTGTTAAGGACGAAAAGAGCTACAACGACTACTCCCATCAAGAGGAGAGTGACGGCAAAGTTGTAAGCGGATCTTACCGCGTTCTTCTTCCCGACGGCCGCACCCAAATTGTTACCTACAAGGCTGATGAGTACGGATATCAAGCTGTAGTGAAATATGAGGGAGAAGCCAAATACGATGAGTACAAGCCCACCTATAAACCCGCCTACAAGCCGTCGGATGTCAAATACGAAGAAGAATCCAAGTACACTAACAACTACAAACCTGCAGATTACACGAAAGGTCCAGTTAACTACAGCACTGTTAAGAACGCTGAGTACACTAAGAAGACGGCGTACACAGTTCCCGTTTATTCAACTAAACCGTACGAATCTGCAACTGTTTACACCACTCCGTCCTACCCGTCCTATCAGTCGACTGCATACTGA